A stretch of the Myripristis murdjan chromosome 24, fMyrMur1.1, whole genome shotgun sequence genome encodes the following:
- the LOC115355690 gene encoding LOW QUALITY PROTEIN: DNA repair protein RAD51 homolog A-like (The sequence of the model RefSeq protein was modified relative to this genomic sequence to represent the inferred CDS: inserted 2 bases in 1 codon), producing the protein MAMRSEARVEAEVEEEENFGPQPLSRLEQSGISASDIKKLEDAGFHTIEAVAYAPKKELLNIKGISEAKADKILTEAAKLVPMGFTTATEFHQRRAEIIQISTGSKELDKLLQGGIETGSITEMFGEFRTGKTQLCHTLAVTCQLPIDQGGGEGKAMYIDTEGTFRPERLLAVAERYGLVGSDVLDNVAYARAFNTDHQTQLLYQASAMMAESRYALLIVDSATALYRTDYSGRGELSARQGHLGRFLRMLLRLADEFGVAVVITNQXVAQVDGAAMFSADPKKPIGGNILAHASTTRLYLRKGRGETRICKIYDSPCLPEAEAMFAINADGVGDAKD; encoded by the exons ATGGCGATGAGAAGTGAGGCCAGGGTGGAGGCtgaggtagaggaggaagaaaactTTGGCCCACAGCCTCTTAGCAGACTGGAG CAAAGTGGCATCAGCGCCAGTGACATCAAGAAGCTGGAGGATGCAGGCTTTCACACCATTGAGGCGGTGGCCTACGCGCCCAAAAAGGAGCTGCTCAACATCAAAGGGATCAGTGAGGCCAAAGCTGATAAGATTCTG ACTGAAGCTGCCAAACTGGTGCCCATGGGCTTCACCACAGCTACCGAGTTCCACCAGAGGAGAGCTGAGATCATCCAGATCTCCACAGGCTCCAAGGAGCTGGACAAGCTTCTGCAGG gtGGGATTGAGACGGGCTCCATCACAGAGATGTTTGGAGAATTTCGGACAGGAAAGACACAGTTGTGCCACACCCTCGCTGTCACCTGTCAG CTGCCCATCGATCAGGGTGGAGGAGAAGGTAAAGCCATGTACATCGACACAGAGGGCACCTTCAGACCAGAGAGGCTTCTGGCCGTAGCTGAGAG GTATGGGCTTGTAGGGAGCGATGTTCTGGACAATGTGGCCTACGCCCGAGCCTTCAACACGGACCACCAGACACAGCTGCTGTACCAAGCCTCCGCCATGATGGCTGAGTCCAG GTACGCTCTACTGATAGTGGACAGTGCCACAGCGCTGTACAGGACAGACTACTCCGGAAGAGGGGAGCTCTCGGCCAGACAAGGACATCTGGGCCGCTTCCTTCGCATGCTGCTGAGACTGGCAGATGAG TTTGGCGTTGCCGTGGTGATCACCAATCA TGTGGCCCAGGTGGACGGGGCGGCCATGTTCTCTGCAGATCCCAAGAAGCCAATCGGTGGCAACATCCTGGCCCACGCCTCCACTACACG TCTGTACCTGAGGAAGGGCCGAGGAGAGACGAGGATATGCAAAATCTACGACTCGCCCTGCCTACCGGAGGCCGAAGCCATGTTCGCCATCAATGCAGACGGAGTGGGTGACGCCAAGGACTGA
- the katna1 gene encoding katanin p60 ATPase-containing subunit A1, with the protein MSLREISENVKLAREYALLGNYSSASVFYHGVLEQIKKYVYTVRDSSFQQRWQQLWQEISEENKHVQDIMSTLESFQLDAAPSKPSNHDDCDVRPVPVEPRFSPCPVRRPANPYKDSKPHNNRLSVGLRPQQRHSPRGPNGDRSKGPKGKDKKETKEAKEAAGKAKDDKNKADGQEKEVKKFDGTGYDKDLVEALERDIISQNPNIKWDDIADLEDAKKLLKEAVVLPMWMPAFFKGIRRPWKGVLMVGPPGTGKTLLAKAVATECRTTFFNVSSSTLTSKYRGESEKLVRLLFEMARFYAPTTIFIDEIDSMCSRRGTSEEHEASRRVKAELLVQMDGVGGASENDDPSKMVMVLAATNFPWDIDEALRRRLEKRIYIPLPSTKGRVELLRINLKELELASDVDMAKIAEQMEGYSGADITNVCRDASLMAMRRRIEGLTPEEIRNISRDEMHMPTTMEDFESALKKVSKSVSAADLEKYEKWIEEFGSC; encoded by the exons ATGAGTCTGCGGGAGATCAGCGAGAATGTGAAGCTGGCCCGAGAGTACGCCCTTCTGGGGAACTACAGCTCAGCCAGTGTTTTCTACCATGGAGTGCTCGAGCAGATCAAGAAATATGTGTACACTGTGCGCGACAGCAGCTTTCAGCAGAGGTGGCAGCAG CTATGGCAAGAAATTAGTGAAGAGAATAAACATGTTCAAGACATTATGTCGACCTTGGAGAGCTTCCAGCTGGACGCTGCCCCCTCTAAACCAAGTAATCACGATGATTGTGATGTGAGGCCTGTACCAGTGGAACCAAG ATTTTCTCCTTGTCCAGTTAGGAGACCTGCCAACCCCTATAAAGACAGCAAACCTCACAACAACCGGCTCAGTGTGGGTTTGAGGCCACAGCAGAGGCACTCGCCTCGCGGGCCCAACGGGGACAGGAGCAAAGGTCCTAAGGGCAAAGACAAGAAGGAGACCAAAGAGGCAAAGGAGGCTGCTGGCAAAGCAAAGGACGACAAG AACAAAGCAGATGGCCAggagaaagaggtgaaaaagtTTGACGGGACAGGATATGACAAAGATCTTGTGGAGGCTCTGGAGAGAGATATTATATCTCAAAATCCCAACATTAAATG GGACGACATCGCAGACTTGGAGGATGCAAAAAAACTCCTGAAAGAAGCAGTTGTGCTGCCGATGTGGATGCCAGCGTTTTTCAAAGGCATACGAAGACCGTGGAAG GGGGTGCTCATGGTGGGACCTCCGGGCACAGGGAAGACACTGCTGGCCAAAGCGGTCGCCACTGAATGCAGAACGACATTCTTCAACGTGTCCTCGTCCACCCTCACCTCCAAGTACAGAGGGGAGTCTGAGAAGCTGGTTCGCCTCCTCTTTGAAATG GCACGTTTTTACGCTCCCACCACAATCTTCATCGACGAGATCGACTCCATGTGCAGCCGCAGAGGGACTTCAGAGGAGCACGAGGCCAGCCGCAGAGTCAAGGCAGAGCTACTGGTGCAGATGGATG GTGTCGGCGGAGCATCAGAGAACGATGACCCCTCAAAGATGGTGATGGTCCTGGCTGCCACCAACTTCCCGTGGGACATTGACGAGGCTCTGAGGAGACGCCTGGAGAAGAGGATCTACATCCCTCTGCCCTCAA ctaAGGGCAgagtggagctgctgaggatcaacctgaaggagctggagctggcCAGCGACGTGGACATGGCCAAGATAGCAGAGCAGATGGAGGGCTACTCTGGAGCCGACATCACCAACGTCTGCAG GGACGCCTCTCTCATGGCCATGAGGCGAAGAATCGAGGGCCTCACACCCGAGGAGATCCGCAACATTTCCCGCGATGAGATGCACATGCCCACCACCATGGAGGACTTCGAGTCAGCTCTGAAGAAAGTGTCCAAGTCTGTGTCTGCAGCCGACCTGGAGAAGTACGAGAAGTGGATTGAAGAGTTTGGGTCGTGCTGA